The following are from one region of the Pseudodesulfovibrio piezophilus C1TLV30 genome:
- the cydB gene encoding cytochrome d ubiquinol oxidase subunit II, producing the protein MDTFMEVGSWHYYLAMIWFILWGVLWAVYFILDGFDLGVGTLLPFLARNEMEKRVMYNATGPFWDGNEVWLIAAGGVTFAAFPYAYAQMFSGLYTALMLLLFALILRGVSFEFRSKVESDSWKKVWDTCHVAGSFLPALLLGVAFGNIFQGLPLNETGFSQAGLFGLLNPYGLAGGLLFVVIFVMHGALWLCVRATGELQARAETLAARIWPIEVVLTVLFLAFTAVATQLFNNYFLYPILFVVLALPVAGLVLMRTYLGAKKYWMAWGASCLYIGGTALFGIAGIFPAIIPSNPNPAHSLTIMNSASSPLTLQIMLGVALVFVPTIICYQVWAYKTFGTPVTEEDIHY; encoded by the coding sequence ATGGATACTTTCATGGAAGTTGGCTCCTGGCACTATTATCTGGCCATGATCTGGTTCATCCTCTGGGGTGTACTGTGGGCCGTGTACTTCATACTCGACGGCTTTGATCTGGGAGTGGGCACACTGCTCCCGTTCCTGGCCAGAAACGAAATGGAAAAACGCGTGATGTACAACGCGACTGGTCCTTTCTGGGACGGCAATGAAGTCTGGCTCATCGCGGCCGGAGGCGTCACCTTTGCCGCCTTCCCCTATGCGTACGCCCAGATGTTTAGCGGCCTTTACACGGCACTTATGCTGCTGCTCTTCGCGCTCATCCTGCGCGGTGTCTCTTTTGAGTTCCGTTCCAAGGTTGAGAGTGACAGCTGGAAAAAAGTTTGGGACACCTGTCATGTTGCCGGATCATTCCTGCCTGCTCTCCTGCTCGGTGTCGCCTTTGGCAACATTTTCCAGGGACTCCCGCTGAATGAAACCGGCTTCAGCCAAGCGGGGCTCTTTGGACTGCTCAATCCCTATGGATTGGCGGGAGGACTTCTGTTCGTCGTCATCTTCGTGATGCATGGAGCGCTTTGGCTCTGCGTTCGGGCCACAGGAGAACTCCAGGCCCGCGCCGAAACCCTTGCCGCCCGCATTTGGCCGATAGAAGTTGTTTTGACTGTGCTTTTCCTGGCCTTCACGGCCGTGGCAACACAGCTCTTCAACAATTACTTCCTCTACCCGATACTCTTTGTTGTCCTGGCTCTGCCCGTGGCTGGCCTGGTTCTAATGCGGACATATCTCGGAGCCAAGAAATACTGGATGGCATGGGGCGCATCCTGCCTGTACATCGGCGGAACCGCGCTCTTCGGTATCGCCGGTATATTCCCGGCGATTATCCCCTCCAATCCCAATCCGGCGCACAGTCTGACTATCATGAACTCGGCTTCCAGCCCGCTGACCCTGCAGATCATGCTCGGCGTGGCCCTGGTCTTTGTCCCTACCATCATCTGCTACCAGGTCTGGGCGTACAAGACCTTCGGCACCCCTGTCACGGAAGAGGATATCCACTACTAG
- a CDS encoding ATP-dependent 6-phosphofructokinase, protein MKTCTDETVIPSKTDIPVVGKAKIKNPISFGRFVSEDDAVLVNISKRNVEKNRQSKKAPEHTYFEPAGPRSRVYFDPSKTKVAIVTCGGLCPGLNDVIRAIVMTAHHQYNVSSVLGIRYGLAGFIPQYEYDVVELTPDHVSRIHEFGGTILGSSRGPQSTEEIVDALERLNVSILFMIGGDGTMRAASKVVAEISDRHLAISVVGLPKTIDNDINFASPSFGFDTAVETAATAIKGAHIEAMGAPWGIGLVKVMGRHAGFIAAQSALSCQEVNFVLIPEDPFDIEGKNGFLAALEKRMRERGNAVIVMAEGAGQDLLEVSEETDPSGNVCLSDVATLLRRHILRHFQDKDITPNLKYIDPSYIIRSVPANANDRIYCSFLGINAVHAGMSGRTGLVISRWNGKYVHIPMELVTQGKKRINLCSNYWRAVLESTGQPLNMKNEPEAS, encoded by the coding sequence ATGAAGACCTGCACTGACGAAACCGTGATCCCGAGCAAAACCGACATCCCGGTCGTCGGCAAAGCCAAAATCAAGAACCCGATCAGCTTCGGCAGATTTGTCTCCGAAGACGACGCAGTCCTGGTCAATATCTCCAAACGCAATGTGGAAAAGAATCGACAGAGCAAAAAAGCTCCTGAACATACTTACTTCGAACCCGCCGGTCCCCGAAGTCGGGTCTACTTTGACCCGAGCAAAACCAAGGTTGCCATCGTAACCTGCGGCGGGCTGTGCCCTGGCCTCAATGACGTTATCAGGGCTATTGTCATGACCGCCCACCACCAGTACAATGTTTCTTCCGTACTCGGTATTCGATACGGACTGGCTGGCTTCATTCCCCAATACGAATATGATGTGGTGGAATTGACACCGGATCACGTCAGCCGGATCCATGAATTCGGTGGCACGATCCTTGGGAGCTCTCGCGGGCCACAAAGCACCGAAGAAATCGTGGATGCTCTGGAACGCCTGAACGTGTCCATCCTTTTCATGATCGGTGGAGATGGAACCATGCGCGCGGCCAGCAAAGTGGTTGCTGAAATCTCCGACCGCCACCTTGCCATCTCCGTTGTCGGGCTTCCCAAAACCATTGACAATGACATTAATTTCGCTTCGCCCTCCTTTGGGTTCGATACCGCAGTGGAGACAGCCGCCACCGCGATCAAAGGCGCGCATATAGAAGCCATGGGGGCACCATGGGGCATAGGGCTGGTCAAGGTCATGGGTCGCCATGCAGGATTCATCGCCGCCCAGTCCGCCCTGTCCTGCCAAGAGGTTAATTTTGTTTTGATCCCCGAAGATCCCTTCGACATTGAAGGGAAAAACGGGTTTCTTGCCGCTTTGGAAAAACGAATGCGCGAGCGAGGCAACGCTGTCATTGTCATGGCTGAAGGCGCGGGGCAGGATCTACTGGAAGTTTCTGAAGAGACAGACCCTTCCGGCAATGTCTGCCTCAGTGACGTCGCCACCCTGCTGCGGAGACATATTCTCCGGCACTTCCAGGACAAGGACATCACGCCAAATCTGAAATATATTGATCCGAGCTACATCATCAGGTCAGTCCCGGCCAATGCCAATGATCGTATTTACTGTTCATTCCTCGGTATCAATGCTGTTCATGCGGGCATGTCCGGACGGACCGGATTGGTCATCTCACGCTGGAACGGAAAATATGTTCACATCCCCATGGAACTCGTGACTCAAGGGAAAAAAAGGATCAACCTCTGCTCCAACTACTGGCGAGCTGTCCTGGAGTCCACAGGACAACCACTCAACATGAAAAATGAGCCGGAGGCCTCATAA
- a CDS encoding protoheme IX farnesyltransferase yields the protein MLDLFRPRVSLAVAGGAMFGAFYYGPPHDGMGLVSAFGAGVLCAGCSALNQVQERRRDRLMLRTRNRPVASGHVSPRTGLLLSLLLFQVGLVLFFVAGGWTLLGLGVSVPIIYNGLYTPLKPKTPMALLVGAVSGALPPLTGWVGAGGSLVDPTILGVTMIFYLWQVPHFWLLHEKHREDYERAGFATLHSRLSEGMYRPMLALWVAAYFLGLGCLVAMAGMAAWNWLVPPVIVLGGGWALMSVLGNHRQRAATAVYASLPFTLAALLIQSY from the coding sequence ATGCTTGATCTGTTTCGTCCCCGTGTCAGCTTGGCTGTGGCCGGGGGCGCGATGTTCGGGGCCTTCTATTATGGTCCTCCCCATGATGGTATGGGGCTTGTCTCAGCCTTTGGTGCCGGAGTGCTTTGTGCGGGGTGCTCGGCTCTTAATCAGGTTCAGGAGCGCCGTCGCGACAGGCTGATGCTCAGAACGCGGAATCGCCCTGTTGCATCAGGACATGTCTCTCCGAGGACCGGACTGCTGCTTTCTCTGCTTCTTTTTCAGGTCGGTCTGGTTCTGTTCTTCGTTGCCGGAGGGTGGACCTTGCTTGGCTTGGGGGTGAGTGTGCCGATTATTTACAATGGACTGTATACTCCGCTCAAGCCGAAGACTCCCATGGCTTTGTTGGTAGGGGCCGTGAGTGGAGCCTTGCCTCCATTAACGGGATGGGTCGGTGCCGGGGGCTCTCTCGTTGATCCGACCATTTTAGGGGTCACTATGATTTTCTATCTTTGGCAGGTACCCCATTTCTGGCTTTTGCACGAGAAACATCGCGAGGACTATGAGCGTGCCGGATTTGCTACTCTGCACAGCCGTCTTTCCGAAGGGATGTACCGCCCCATGCTCGCGCTCTGGGTTGCCGCGTATTTTCTCGGGCTTGGTTGTCTGGTCGCCATGGCCGGTATGGCGGCCTGGAATTGGCTTGTCCCCCCAGTGATTGTACTCGGTGGGGGCTGGGCTTTGATGTCCGTCCTCGGCAATCATCGGCAACGGGCGGCAACGGCCGTGTATGCTTCATTGCCATTCACTCTTGCTGCCTTGTTAATACAGTCTTATTGA
- a CDS encoding substrate-binding periplasmic protein — protein MFFPIQFPLACLVVLPLLFSSVFASAQENLLPIVYEDYPPYEYRENGKDKGMNLDLISEAFRRMGKTPLFEPRPWKRALFELKNGDILALSSGFRTPRREKIIFFPDEPLAMETNVVVVPADSELTVTCLADLQGLRVGIVRDYIYGHGIDEMKGFHRIEANSSHQLVRMLANRRMDAAVGNKAVLRHIAKKNGMLEHIRFTYEIGCDPLYLMFSRSRGEEAKILARDFGVAIREMHQDGTFKAIIDRY, from the coding sequence ATGTTTTTCCCCATACAATTCCCCCTTGCCTGTCTGGTTGTTCTGCCTCTCCTCTTCTCAAGCGTTTTTGCCTCTGCCCAGGAAAACCTTCTTCCTATCGTCTATGAGGACTATCCTCCTTATGAATATAGGGAAAATGGAAAAGACAAGGGCATGAACCTTGATCTGATCAGTGAGGCTTTCAGACGAATGGGCAAAACCCCTCTTTTTGAGCCTCGCCCCTGGAAGCGGGCGTTGTTTGAGTTGAAAAATGGTGACATTTTGGCTCTTTCTTCGGGGTTCAGAACTCCCAGGCGGGAAAAAATCATCTTTTTCCCGGATGAACCGCTGGCGATGGAAACCAATGTCGTCGTTGTTCCGGCTGATTCAGAGTTGACCGTGACATGCCTTGCTGATCTTCAGGGATTACGTGTGGGAATTGTCCGTGATTATATCTACGGTCACGGGATAGACGAAATGAAAGGGTTTCACCGCATTGAAGCCAATTCCAGCCACCAGCTTGTGCGGATGCTCGCCAACAGGCGCATGGATGCGGCTGTGGGAAACAAGGCGGTGCTTCGGCATATTGCGAAAAAAAACGGGATGCTGGAACATATCCGGTTCACATATGAAATAGGCTGCGACCCCCTGTACCTTATGTTCTCGCGGTCTCGGGGTGAGGAAGCGAAAATATTGGCCCGCGATTTCGGTGTCGCCATTCGGGAAATGCACCAGGACGGGACATTCAAGGCGATCATTGATCGCTATTGA
- a CDS encoding DUF4079 family protein codes for MLMWIHPAIQSIAMILAVYVLFMGLQRFRFQHLKVKSAFNWKRHVLLGKVVHGIWLIGCALGLFMAWYAWGSIDLTEGHFLVGVLMVPMILIALVSGLVLEKPKGKRAGLALLHGVCNLLLFCMACYQAWTAVEVIQIFLLP; via the coding sequence ATGTTGATGTGGATTCATCCTGCGATTCAGTCTATTGCCATGATTCTTGCCGTTTATGTCCTTTTTATGGGGCTGCAACGATTTCGTTTTCAGCACCTCAAAGTCAAGTCCGCTTTCAATTGGAAACGACATGTTCTCCTTGGAAAGGTCGTGCACGGTATTTGGCTCATAGGGTGCGCCCTTGGGCTTTTCATGGCTTGGTATGCCTGGGGAAGTATCGATCTTACGGAAGGGCATTTCCTGGTCGGCGTGCTTATGGTGCCGATGATTCTCATTGCCTTGGTCTCAGGGCTTGTTTTGGAAAAACCCAAGGGTAAACGCGCCGGGTTGGCCTTGCTGCATGGAGTATGCAATCTGCTTCTTTTTTGCATGGCCTGCTATCAGGCGTGGACAGCGGTTGAAGTCATTCAGATTTTCCTTCTTCCATAA
- a CDS encoding TRAP transporter large permease translates to MMEALPLIMFAVLTVLLMLGFPVAFTLLGTSLVFGVIGFGWDFFNLLPLRIWGTMNNFTLIAVPLFVFMGVMLERSGLAEDLLETMALLFGRMCGGLAVSVVIVGMLLGASTGIVGATVVTMGLISLPTMLRRGYQTELATGVIAASGTLGQIIPPSIVLVLLGDIIGVSVGNLFMGAVIPGMVLVGLYIIYIIIYSRLNKSCAPTIPDEEWAAIKAAGLWSRVLKALVPPLLLMTCVLGSIFAGVASPTEAAAVGAAGAIVLSILNGRFTFKRLRETMNSTMVLTCMVFTILVGAGAFGLVFRGLGGDTVIRDYITHLAFGKWTVMFIVMSIIFVIGFFLDFIEITFIHIPVLAPIMADFGFDPLWFAILFAVNLQTSFMTPPFGFSLFYLKGVSPPHVKTGQIYKGIIPFVLLQVIGLGLVVAFPAMATWLPKVVFGN, encoded by the coding sequence ATGATGGAAGCCCTCCCATTAATCATGTTTGCCGTGCTGACCGTCCTCCTGATGCTCGGTTTTCCAGTGGCTTTCACCCTGCTCGGCACATCACTCGTCTTCGGTGTCATCGGCTTTGGCTGGGATTTTTTCAACCTGCTGCCTTTACGAATCTGGGGCACCATGAACAACTTCACGCTCATAGCTGTCCCCCTGTTCGTCTTCATGGGGGTCATGCTTGAACGATCGGGGTTGGCAGAGGATCTCCTGGAAACCATGGCTCTGCTTTTTGGCCGCATGTGCGGAGGATTGGCCGTCTCCGTCGTCATTGTAGGCATGCTGCTTGGAGCATCCACCGGCATCGTCGGCGCGACTGTCGTGACCATGGGGCTTATCTCTTTGCCCACCATGCTGCGGCGAGGCTACCAAACAGAGCTGGCCACCGGAGTCATCGCGGCTTCTGGCACGCTGGGGCAAATTATCCCGCCATCGATCGTTCTCGTCCTGCTCGGTGATATCATTGGCGTTTCCGTGGGCAACTTGTTCATGGGCGCAGTCATTCCCGGCATGGTGCTGGTAGGACTGTATATCATCTATATCATTATCTACTCACGCCTGAACAAATCCTGCGCACCGACAATACCCGATGAGGAATGGGCTGCCATCAAAGCCGCCGGGCTTTGGAGCCGTGTTCTCAAAGCCCTGGTCCCGCCGCTTCTGCTCATGACCTGCGTCCTCGGCTCTATCTTTGCCGGGGTCGCATCTCCAACCGAGGCCGCTGCCGTGGGCGCTGCCGGAGCCATAGTCTTATCCATCCTCAACGGACGATTTACCTTCAAACGGCTCCGGGAAACCATGAACTCCACCATGGTACTCACCTGCATGGTGTTCACCATACTCGTGGGTGCCGGAGCCTTTGGTCTCGTCTTTCGAGGACTTGGCGGTGACACGGTCATACGCGACTACATTACCCACCTCGCTTTCGGCAAATGGACGGTTATGTTCATTGTCATGTCCATCATATTTGTCATTGGCTTCTTCCTCGACTTCATAGAAATAACCTTCATTCACATCCCGGTTCTCGCTCCGATCATGGCGGACTTCGGGTTTGACCCTCTCTGGTTTGCCATTCTGTTCGCGGTAAACCTGCAAACTTCGTTCATGACGCCCCCATTCGGATTCTCGCTCTTCTACCTAAAGGGAGTCTCTCCGCCCCACGTCAAAACCGGACAGATTTACAAGGGGATCATTCCGTTTGTCCTGCTTCAGGTCATCGGTCTCGGGCTTGTCGTTGCGTTTCCGGCCATGGCAACATGGCTCCCAAAAGTGGTCTTCGGAAACTAA
- a CDS encoding trypsin-like peptidase domain-containing protein: MQRSHFFAIFLAVLLMASPALANHRRTPVVVAVQAVSPSVVNITVVKTSQGRSHSPFGDPFFDQFFKNFYGQQPRQSQSLGSGVIIDGAKALVLTNAHVVANGSTITVRLNDGREYKAALVGADPDFDLAVLKLEDAKNLPQVAMGDSDDIYIGETVIAIGNPFGYSHTVTTGVVSALNRPMKINSGAFGSFIQTDAAINPGNSGGPLLNIEGQLIGINTAIQARAEGIGFAIPVNKAKFVVDELLHSGHVSPIWLGLFGQDIDQATARYFNLKSVHGMLVAEAYPDTPAARAGLKPGDIVLAFNKRKVTGKDDFLTQLFGTTKRETVTLTVQHDGKSRQLTLKPQVLDKGMALNLVRTRWGFELADAKSGSGAEVTTVVPGSPADKLGLKPGDIIHQIGNKRLGAGIDLLNAFLRNRMQRTVMMRVQRDNGLYHVRLTL; this comes from the coding sequence ATGCAGCGCAGTCATTTTTTTGCAATTTTCCTCGCGGTTCTGCTCATGGCTTCTCCGGCTTTGGCCAATCATAGGCGAACACCTGTTGTTGTCGCTGTGCAAGCCGTCAGTCCGTCGGTTGTCAATATCACCGTGGTCAAGACGAGCCAGGGGCGAAGCCATTCTCCCTTTGGCGATCCCTTTTTCGATCAGTTTTTCAAGAACTTTTATGGACAGCAGCCCCGTCAGTCTCAGTCTTTGGGATCTGGGGTCATCATAGACGGAGCAAAAGCGCTGGTCTTGACCAATGCCCATGTTGTTGCCAACGGCAGCACGATTACAGTGCGTCTTAATGACGGCAGGGAGTACAAGGCCGCACTGGTCGGCGCGGACCCTGATTTCGATCTTGCGGTCCTCAAGCTTGAGGATGCGAAAAATCTGCCGCAGGTCGCCATGGGGGATTCGGATGATATCTACATCGGCGAGACGGTCATCGCCATAGGCAACCCGTTCGGGTATTCCCACACCGTGACCACGGGCGTGGTTTCGGCCTTGAACCGGCCCATGAAGATCAACAGCGGGGCATTCGGCTCCTTCATTCAGACAGACGCGGCTATTAATCCCGGCAATTCGGGTGGACCGCTGCTCAATATTGAAGGGCAACTTATCGGTATCAATACGGCAATTCAGGCTAGAGCCGAGGGAATCGGATTCGCCATTCCGGTGAACAAGGCAAAATTCGTGGTCGATGAGTTGCTTCACTCCGGCCATGTCTCACCCATCTGGCTCGGGCTTTTCGGTCAGGACATAGATCAGGCCACGGCGCGTTATTTCAATCTCAAGAGTGTGCACGGAATGCTGGTGGCAGAGGCGTATCCAGACACCCCTGCTGCGCGGGCCGGACTCAAACCAGGGGACATCGTCCTTGCTTTCAACAAGCGAAAAGTGACCGGTAAGGATGATTTCCTGACGCAGCTGTTCGGCACCACCAAGCGGGAGACTGTGACCTTGACGGTTCAGCATGATGGCAAGTCAAGACAGTTGACGCTCAAACCGCAAGTTCTGGACAAGGGGATGGCGCTCAATCTGGTACGGACCCGATGGGGATTTGAGTTGGCTGATGCCAAGAGCGGGTCCGGTGCTGAAGTCACAACAGTGGTTCCCGGCAGTCCGGCCGACAAGCTTGGATTGAAACCCGGCGACATCATTCATCAGATCGGAAACAAACGCTTGGGAGCGGGTATCGACCTGCTCAATGCTTTTTTGCGTAACAGGATGCAGAGGACCGTGATGATGCGTGTCCAGCGTGATAACGGGTTGTACCATGTGCGGCTGACATTGTGA
- a CDS encoding class I SAM-dependent methyltransferase, translating to MMDRFAECVPRDAQILDFGCGYGRTMRELAVVGYTRLTGIDFSEPLVERARRENPSFDVTAYPGGEFPYEDDCFDAAVVMGVFTCIIETQAQAQALLELKRVLRPGGILAVGDFLINRDRRNLDRYKAGKEKYGLYGVFDVEDGGTLRHHDRNHMEALFSDFETLFFEEATYETMHGNQSQGFFCLLRMP from the coding sequence ATGATGGATCGTTTTGCGGAATGCGTTCCCAGGGACGCACAGATACTCGACTTTGGATGCGGGTATGGAAGAACCATGAGAGAACTGGCCGTGGTCGGTTATACTCGTCTGACTGGCATCGATTTTTCCGAACCTCTCGTGGAACGCGCACGGCGCGAGAATCCTTCCTTCGACGTGACTGCATACCCTGGAGGCGAATTTCCCTATGAAGACGATTGCTTCGATGCCGCTGTGGTCATGGGGGTGTTCACATGCATCATCGAAACACAAGCGCAGGCACAGGCCCTTCTCGAATTGAAACGGGTGCTTCGGCCCGGCGGCATCCTTGCTGTGGGTGACTTTCTGATCAACCGGGATCGCAGAAATCTGGACCGCTACAAAGCGGGCAAGGAAAAATATGGCCTGTATGGCGTTTTTGATGTCGAAGATGGCGGAACTCTGCGCCATCATGACCGCAATCATATGGAAGCGCTTTTTTCCGATTTCGAGACGCTTTTTTTTGAAGAGGCGACTTATGAGACCATGCATGGAAACCAATCTCAGGGCTTTTTTTGCCTGTTGAGAATGCCTTGA
- a CDS encoding TRAP transporter small permease subunit, translated as MKILNCIVRYIDRLNTWVGTLAGYISLLMVLVVTTDVIMRYAFNITFIAVQELEWHLFGVLFLIGAGYTLMVDGHVRVDVFYQRLSRKGRAWINLLGVLLFLLPGCYLVIKTSWQFFEMSLHVNEGSPNPGGLPARYVLKFFIPFGFVLVMLQGVSMGIKSFLEIMGRPYKGKTPRVEGI; from the coding sequence ATGAAAATTCTCAACTGTATCGTCCGATACATAGACCGGCTCAACACCTGGGTCGGCACTTTAGCGGGATACATATCCCTGCTCATGGTTCTTGTAGTGACCACCGATGTCATCATGCGGTATGCCTTCAACATCACTTTTATCGCTGTCCAGGAACTCGAATGGCATCTCTTCGGCGTCTTGTTTCTCATCGGCGCAGGTTATACCCTCATGGTGGATGGCCATGTCAGGGTGGATGTCTTTTATCAACGCCTTTCACGAAAAGGCCGGGCCTGGATCAACCTGCTGGGCGTTCTTCTTTTTCTCCTGCCCGGTTGCTACCTTGTCATCAAGACCTCATGGCAATTCTTTGAAATGTCCCTTCACGTCAATGAAGGCTCTCCCAACCCCGGTGGTCTTCCTGCCCGGTATGTGCTGAAATTCTTCATTCCTTTCGGATTCGTCCTGGTCATGCTGCAAGGCGTGTCCATGGGGATCAAATCCTTCCTCGAAATCATGGGCAGACCCTACAAAGGGAAAACTCCCAGGGTGGAGGGTATTTAA
- a CDS encoding cytochrome ubiquinol oxidase subunit I — MDVLMLSRLQFAAATMFHFIFVPLTLGMSVLIACMETAYVRTGNEVYRKMAKFWGKIFLVNFALGIVTGITLEFQFGTNWSRYSAYVGDIFGSLLAIEATAAFFLESTFIGVWHFGWEKLSPKAHAITAWLVAIASNLSAVWILIANGFMQDPKGFVLRNGRAELTDFIEVITNKWAWLEFFHVVPASLCLAGFFIMGIAAWHLLRKSNETFFKKSFTMGCTVALIFSVFVAVEGHIHGNNMALKQPAKLAAMESHWETQTNAPINLLVIPGEDGNVLEALPIPGVLSFLAYNDFNAEVKGLNDIPKEDRPPVTITFLAFRIMVGIGTIMPILALFGWVMRNRLEKFPLYLKILPYFIPAPYIAIWAGWTLAEVGRQPWIVYGLMRTADAVSPVGTGEVTFSLVLMCAIYTLLGAAGIWLMIRLAKKGPEDHSPIQV; from the coding sequence ATGGATGTGCTAATGCTTTCCAGGCTGCAATTTGCCGCAGCCACCATGTTCCATTTCATTTTCGTGCCGCTGACGCTGGGCATGTCCGTGCTGATCGCCTGCATGGAAACAGCTTACGTCCGCACAGGAAACGAAGTGTACCGAAAAATGGCGAAATTCTGGGGAAAAATCTTCCTTGTCAATTTTGCTCTCGGTATCGTCACCGGCATTACTCTGGAGTTTCAATTCGGCACCAACTGGTCCCGCTACTCCGCCTATGTGGGCGATATTTTCGGGTCACTCCTGGCTATTGAAGCCACAGCCGCATTTTTTCTTGAGTCAACGTTTATTGGTGTCTGGCACTTTGGCTGGGAGAAGCTCTCTCCCAAAGCCCACGCCATCACCGCATGGCTGGTAGCCATCGCTTCCAACCTCTCTGCAGTTTGGATTCTCATTGCCAATGGGTTCATGCAGGACCCCAAAGGCTTTGTACTGCGAAACGGACGCGCCGAACTGACCGATTTCATCGAAGTCATTACCAACAAATGGGCATGGCTGGAGTTCTTCCATGTGGTCCCGGCCTCCCTGTGTCTGGCCGGTTTCTTCATCATGGGCATTGCGGCATGGCACCTGCTACGGAAGAGCAATGAAACGTTTTTCAAGAAGTCCTTCACCATGGGATGCACGGTCGCGCTGATCTTTTCCGTCTTCGTGGCGGTTGAAGGCCATATTCACGGCAACAACATGGCCTTGAAACAACCGGCCAAGCTTGCTGCCATGGAATCTCACTGGGAAACCCAGACCAATGCACCGATCAACCTGCTCGTCATACCGGGTGAAGATGGCAATGTCCTTGAAGCGCTGCCCATTCCCGGTGTCCTGAGCTTCCTTGCCTACAACGACTTCAACGCCGAAGTGAAAGGGCTTAATGATATTCCCAAGGAAGATCGGCCCCCTGTGACTATCACCTTCCTTGCCTTCCGCATCATGGTCGGCATCGGAACCATCATGCCCATCCTGGCTCTGTTCGGCTGGGTCATGCGAAACAGGCTTGAGAAGTTCCCCCTGTATCTGAAGATTCTGCCATACTTCATTCCTGCTCCGTACATTGCGATATGGGCAGGCTGGACTCTGGCCGAAGTCGGTCGCCAGCCATGGATTGTCTACGGCTTGATGCGAACAGCAGATGCCGTCTCTCCTGTCGGCACCGGAGAAGTGACCTTCTCCCTCGTCCTGATGTGCGCTATTTACACACTGCTTGGCGCGGCAGGTATCTGGCTCATGATTCGTCTCGCCAAGAAAGGCCCCGAAGACCACAGCCCCATCCAGGTCTAA
- a CDS encoding zinc metalloprotease HtpX codes for MTSQIKTVLLLSLLTGLLMFLGGAMGGRAGLLLAFGFAMLMNVGSYWYSDKIVLKMYNARELSPGDAPHIHRVVEEMSRAAGIPKPRLVLVPQDAPNAFATGRNPENAVVAVTRGIVNILNPDELRGVLGHELGHIANRDILIQTVAAVLAGTIVFLANIMQWTTLFGIGRDDDEGGNPFAALAMAFLAPVAAGLIQMAISRSREYLADDTGARLSGNPLDLANALGKLDSASQQIPMKGNPATENLFIVNPFRGKGAASLFATHPPIEDRIARLRAMAGENR; via the coding sequence ATGACCAGTCAGATAAAAACTGTCTTGTTGTTGAGCCTGTTGACCGGATTGCTCATGTTCCTTGGAGGGGCAATGGGTGGCCGTGCGGGCCTGCTTCTGGCCTTTGGTTTTGCCATGCTCATGAATGTGGGCAGTTATTGGTATTCGGATAAGATCGTCCTCAAGATGTACAATGCCCGAGAGTTATCTCCGGGGGACGCACCCCACATTCACCGGGTCGTCGAGGAAATGTCCAGGGCCGCGGGAATACCTAAGCCTCGCCTTGTCCTCGTTCCTCAGGACGCCCCTAATGCTTTTGCGACTGGGCGTAATCCTGAAAATGCCGTGGTCGCCGTGACCAGAGGGATCGTCAATATTCTCAATCCCGATGAACTGCGCGGTGTCCTTGGTCATGAACTCGGGCATATCGCCAACCGTGATATTCTCATTCAGACAGTGGCGGCCGTGTTGGCTGGAACCATTGTCTTCCTTGCCAATATCATGCAGTGGACCACTCTTTTCGGCATTGGACGGGATGATGATGAAGGGGGAAACCCTTTTGCAGCCCTGGCCATGGCTTTTCTCGCTCCTGTGGCTGCCGGATTGATTCAGATGGCAATCTCACGATCCCGTGAATATCTTGCCGATGATACGGGAGCGCGCCTTTCCGGTAACCCCCTGGACCTTGCGAATGCTTTGGGTAAACTCGACTCCGCCAGCCAACAGATTCCCATGAAGGGAAATCCCGCTACGGAGAATCTGTTTATCGTCAACCCATTTCGGGGAAAAGGCGCGGCTTCGCTTTTTGCCACACATCCGCCCATTGAAGATCGTATTGCCCGTTTACGTGCTATGGCCGGGGAGAACCGTTAG